The following coding sequences lie in one Pseudarthrobacter phenanthrenivorans Sphe3 genomic window:
- a CDS encoding baeRF2 domain-containing protein — translation MTGSLKEYSDLYRLPGPWCTAYVDAGTGTVDTLEAADVRPGNTRAALEAQGASPADLDAMEEALQPETGLPSPVSRFILVHQGKVELNEVLPGDRVGAERISVDPIPDLLQLVKHRPEDFPYIVAEVSREHGEIRLHYAGAGSAASVEEVQGSTEHIKKFQGGGWAHLRFQHHTEDVWRRNADEVAGEIDRVAGSSGARLVVLAGDIHARRLVQEQLSKASQALVSVVDSHTHTAGADHSLLEDQVNQRVAEQWAAEQQDIMERLATQEGQANPESATGIGAVVHALQQAQVEVLIFDDAALSERTLLALDAEPWIATAEEESLAANVLGEVSAPAALLRAAALTDARVLLVPGPVLPAGVDVAALLRWPTGPAVPSS, via the coding sequence GTGACCGGAAGCCTCAAGGAGTACTCGGATCTTTACCGGCTGCCCGGCCCCTGGTGCACCGCCTATGTGGATGCCGGCACCGGAACTGTGGACACGCTGGAAGCTGCGGACGTCCGGCCCGGCAACACGCGGGCGGCGCTGGAAGCCCAAGGCGCATCCCCGGCGGACCTCGATGCGATGGAGGAGGCCCTGCAACCCGAGACAGGGCTCCCTTCCCCGGTGTCCAGGTTCATCCTGGTGCACCAAGGGAAGGTGGAGCTCAACGAGGTCCTGCCGGGAGACCGTGTGGGGGCGGAACGGATTTCTGTCGATCCCATCCCCGACCTGCTGCAGCTTGTAAAACACCGCCCGGAGGACTTCCCCTACATTGTGGCGGAAGTAAGCCGGGAGCACGGTGAGATCCGGTTGCACTACGCTGGCGCAGGATCCGCTGCCAGCGTCGAAGAAGTGCAGGGAAGCACCGAGCACATCAAAAAGTTCCAGGGCGGCGGCTGGGCCCACCTCCGCTTCCAGCACCACACCGAGGATGTGTGGCGCCGCAACGCAGACGAGGTTGCGGGCGAGATCGACCGGGTCGCGGGCAGCAGCGGCGCGCGCCTGGTAGTCCTGGCAGGAGACATCCACGCCCGGAGGCTGGTGCAGGAGCAGCTTTCCAAGGCCAGCCAGGCGCTGGTATCCGTGGTGGATTCGCACACCCACACTGCAGGGGCGGACCACTCCCTTTTGGAGGACCAGGTCAATCAGCGGGTGGCCGAGCAATGGGCCGCCGAACAGCAGGACATTATGGAGCGGCTGGCCACGCAGGAGGGCCAGGCCAACCCGGAGTCTGCCACCGGTATTGGCGCGGTGGTGCATGCGCTCCAGCAGGCACAGGTGGAAGTGCTGATTTTCGATGACGCGGCCCTCTCCGAACGGACGCTGCTGGCACTGGACGCCGAGCCGTGGATCGCCACTGCGGAGGAGGAATCCCTGGCGGCAAACGTCCTCGGTGAGGTTTCTGCCCCTGCAGCCCTGCTGCGGGCGGCAGCACTGACGGACGCGCGCGTTCTCCTGGTCCCCGGCCCCGTCCTGCCTGCAGGCGTGGATGTTGCCGCCCTTCTCCGCTGGCCCACGGGACCAGCTGTGCCGTCGTCGTAA
- a CDS encoding LysR family substrate-binding domain-containing protein — translation MLQGYPGGRYCEDVPTHDASPENGPDGQDQTAVPAGQAESAPPRVLRIAYVAGVTPGKWIRRWEERMPGVPLQAAMSDDGAQVDAVRGGSADMAFVRLPIEREGLNVIPLYEEQPVVVAPKGHEISVFEEVALADLEQESFLDVAALGGPEPALQLVAAGAGLAILPMSVARHYNVKDTVARRLTGAPGTEIALVWPADSTDEVLEEFIGIVRGRTAQSSRQPSAQPVKVKKEPKPDRRGSGARKAPKVAQRYAPNPDKGRGKGSRKKGKR, via the coding sequence GGTATCCGGGCGGACGGTACTGTGAAGACGTGCCCACCCACGACGCCTCCCCAGAAAACGGCCCTGACGGCCAGGACCAGACAGCAGTCCCGGCCGGGCAGGCGGAAAGCGCCCCGCCCCGCGTGCTCCGGATCGCCTACGTGGCAGGCGTGACCCCGGGCAAATGGATTCGCCGCTGGGAGGAGCGGATGCCGGGCGTTCCGCTACAGGCGGCAATGTCCGACGACGGCGCGCAGGTTGACGCTGTCCGCGGCGGTTCCGCGGACATGGCCTTTGTCCGCCTGCCCATCGAGCGCGAGGGCCTGAACGTTATCCCGCTCTACGAGGAGCAACCCGTTGTGGTGGCTCCCAAGGGCCACGAGATTTCCGTGTTCGAGGAAGTGGCACTGGCCGACTTGGAGCAGGAGTCCTTCCTGGATGTGGCCGCTTTGGGCGGTCCCGAGCCTGCCCTGCAGCTGGTTGCTGCCGGAGCGGGCCTGGCCATTCTTCCCATGTCCGTGGCCCGGCATTACAACGTGAAGGACACAGTGGCCCGGCGCCTCACCGGCGCCCCGGGTACGGAGATCGCTCTGGTCTGGCCCGCGGACTCCACGGATGAGGTCCTCGAGGAGTTCATCGGGATCGTGCGGGGACGCACCGCCCAAAGCTCGCGGCAGCCGTCAGCGCAGCCCGTCAAGGTGAAGAAGGAGCCCAAGCCGGACCGGCGCGGCAGCGGAGCCAGGAAGGCACCCAAAGTGGCGCAGCGGTACGCGCCCAACCCGGACAAAGGGAGGGGCAAGGGCTCGCGGAAAAAGGGCAAACGGTAG
- a CDS encoding DUF3618 domain-containing protein, with protein sequence MSDNPDAIRSDIEATRARLGTNVDAVADKVTPSNIVHRQTDKVKGAVTGVKEKIMGAADSASTTVQDTVHSGAGHTGNAMHSTGETLHGAKDTAAAKLSDAGTAISQAPDQVKAKTQGNPLAAGLIAFGAGMLISSLIPASQKERQAADQLKTAAQPLATQVTDAAKTVVEDLKEPAQEAMDNVKATATDAAQNVKTEGQHAATDVKDRATDAKTNVQNT encoded by the coding sequence ATGAGCGATAACCCGGACGCAATCCGTTCAGACATAGAAGCCACCCGCGCACGCCTGGGCACCAACGTGGACGCGGTCGCCGACAAAGTCACCCCCTCCAACATCGTCCACCGCCAGACCGACAAGGTAAAAGGCGCCGTCACCGGGGTCAAGGAGAAAATCATGGGCGCAGCAGATTCCGCCAGCACCACCGTCCAGGACACAGTCCACTCCGGCGCCGGACACACCGGCAACGCCATGCACTCCACCGGAGAAACCCTCCACGGCGCCAAGGACACCGCCGCAGCCAAACTCAGCGACGCCGGCACCGCGATCTCCCAGGCACCGGACCAGGTCAAAGCCAAAACCCAGGGCAACCCCCTGGCCGCCGGCCTGATCGCGTTCGGCGCCGGAATGCTCATCTCCTCTCTGATCCCGGCCAGCCAAAAAGAACGCCAGGCCGCCGACCAGCTCAAAACCGCCGCCCAGCCCCTGGCCACCCAGGTCACCGACGCCGCCAAAACCGTCGTCGAAGACCTCAAGGAACCAGCCCAGGAAGCCATGGACAACGTCAAGGCCACCGCCACCGACGCAGCCCAAAACGTCAAAACCGAAGGCCAACACGCCGCCACCGACGTCAAAGACCGCGCCACCGACGCCAAAACCAACGTCCAAAACACCTAA
- a CDS encoding phage holin family protein, protein MPPSAAHQKADNASLGELLGDVTRDLSTLMRQEVELAKAELKQSATKAGKGSGMLGGAGVAGHFVLVFLSLALMFALGALMPLGWAAVIVAVLWGIIAAVLAAMGRKELKQIKGLPQTGETLSEIPPTLKPGEVNR, encoded by the coding sequence ATGCCGCCGAGTGCGGCGCATCAGAAGGCCGATAACGCTTCGCTGGGCGAGTTGCTGGGCGACGTGACGCGGGACCTGTCCACGCTCATGCGCCAGGAAGTGGAGCTCGCCAAAGCCGAACTCAAACAATCCGCCACCAAGGCCGGCAAGGGCTCGGGCATGCTCGGCGGCGCCGGCGTGGCCGGACACTTCGTCCTGGTCTTCCTCTCCCTGGCCCTGATGTTCGCCCTGGGCGCGCTCATGCCGCTGGGCTGGGCCGCCGTGATCGTCGCCGTGCTCTGGGGCATCATCGCCGCCGTCCTGGCCGCGATGGGCCGCAAGGAACTCAAACAGATCAAGGGCCTGCCCCAGACAGGCGAAACACTCTCAGAAATTCCCCCAACCCTAAAACCAGGTGAGGTAAACCGATGA
- a CDS encoding D-arabinono-1,4-lactone oxidase, with translation MKNWAGNLEYASADVQRPSSVAELAGIVAGAEKVKALGSRHSFNRVGDTDGVHVLLDALPQRIELDPERQTVRVSGGVSYGTLCRSLEESGVAIHNLASLPHISVAGAVQTGTHGSGVNNQSLAGAVESIELVRPSGETVTLSRQDGDEFLASVVGLGALGIVTGLELAVQPSFRMRQRVLEDLPWDRALASFGELVSSAYSVSLFTNYAGGSVNQVWLKALDSEPPLGELFGATAARTPRHPLPDMSAENCTLQMDEPGQWLDRLPHFRHEFTPSKGEELQSEFILPLEHAPAAIEAVRSLADKLAPLLFVSEIRTGAADEFWLSPFYRQQSVALHFTWKQMQPEVEALLPELEELLRPFGARPHWGKLFSAGGHDWESLYPRFADFRSLAASHDPEGKFRNRLLDSILGVPAASGR, from the coding sequence ATGAAGAACTGGGCAGGAAACCTCGAATACGCCTCAGCGGATGTCCAGAGGCCGTCCTCGGTGGCAGAACTTGCGGGCATCGTTGCGGGGGCGGAAAAGGTCAAGGCTCTTGGCTCCCGCCACTCCTTTAACCGGGTGGGCGACACCGATGGCGTGCATGTGCTCCTGGACGCCCTGCCGCAGAGGATCGAGCTGGACCCGGAGCGTCAAACAGTCCGGGTCAGCGGTGGAGTGAGCTACGGAACACTTTGCCGGTCGCTGGAAGAATCCGGTGTGGCCATCCACAACCTGGCCTCGCTGCCGCACATCTCCGTGGCCGGAGCGGTCCAAACCGGAACGCACGGATCTGGCGTAAACAACCAGTCCCTGGCCGGTGCCGTCGAATCCATCGAGCTGGTCAGGCCGTCCGGTGAAACGGTCACCCTCTCCAGGCAGGACGGCGACGAGTTCCTGGCAAGCGTGGTGGGGTTGGGCGCTCTGGGAATCGTGACCGGCCTGGAACTGGCCGTTCAGCCCAGCTTCCGGATGCGCCAGCGCGTGCTGGAGGACCTGCCATGGGACAGGGCCCTGGCCAGTTTCGGGGAACTGGTCTCGAGTGCGTACAGCGTCAGCCTGTTCACCAACTACGCCGGCGGCTCCGTCAACCAGGTTTGGCTCAAGGCGCTGGACTCCGAGCCTCCCCTGGGAGAGCTGTTCGGAGCCACCGCTGCCCGCACCCCCCGGCACCCCCTGCCGGACATGTCAGCCGAGAACTGCACCCTCCAAATGGATGAACCGGGCCAGTGGCTCGACCGCCTGCCGCACTTCCGCCACGAGTTCACGCCCAGCAAGGGTGAGGAGCTGCAAAGCGAATTCATCCTGCCGCTGGAGCACGCTCCGGCAGCCATAGAGGCCGTACGCAGCCTCGCGGACAAGCTCGCGCCCCTGCTCTTTGTTTCAGAGATCCGCACCGGCGCCGCCGACGAATTCTGGCTCAGCCCCTTCTACCGGCAGCAGAGCGTTGCGCTGCACTTCACATGGAAGCAAATGCAGCCGGAGGTGGAAGCCCTCCTGCCGGAACTCGAGGAGCTCCTTCGGCCTTTCGGTGCCCGTCCGCACTGGGGCAAGCTCTTTTCCGCAGGAGGCCATGACTGGGAGTCCCTCTACCCCCGCTTCGCCGACTTCCGCTCGCTGGCCGCCTCCCACGATCCGGAGGGCAAGTTCCGGAACAGACTGCTGGACAGCATCCTGGGCGTTCCGGCGGCCAGCGGACGGTAA
- a CDS encoding MarR family winged helix-turn-helix transcriptional regulator, whose protein sequence is MTSNLDPDARTSYRLITVAARLVQRRQDDALAHLGLTRAAVIALEGLAGGPLNQEQLAEAIRVQSQTLGRVLIRLEGAGHITRTRQSTDRRQFKVELTESGAAVLEAARRAEINAYPDDPSIDWKVLSRELAKFVSALPAHRDQGVVPFAAPEHRTVRRPPGRGSGLRGVDQPRL, encoded by the coding sequence ATGACCAGCAATCTCGATCCAGATGCCCGGACCAGCTACCGCCTCATCACTGTGGCGGCCCGGCTGGTGCAGCGGCGGCAGGACGATGCCCTGGCGCACCTGGGCCTCACACGCGCCGCAGTCATTGCACTCGAGGGCCTGGCCGGAGGCCCGCTGAACCAGGAGCAACTCGCGGAAGCGATCCGCGTCCAAAGCCAGACCCTGGGCCGCGTCCTGATTCGCCTGGAAGGTGCCGGGCATATCACCAGGACACGCCAATCCACGGACCGCAGGCAGTTCAAGGTGGAGCTCACGGAATCCGGGGCTGCTGTCCTGGAAGCCGCCCGACGGGCCGAGATCAACGCCTATCCGGATGACCCAAGCATCGACTGGAAAGTACTGAGCCGGGAACTGGCTAAATTTGTGTCCGCCCTGCCTGCCCACCGGGACCAGGGCGTAGTCCCCTTTGCGGCTCCGGAACACCGGACAGTGAGGCGCCCGCCGGGGCGCGGCAGCGGTCTTCGCGGAGTGGATCAGCCCCGCCTTTAG